Proteins from one Penaeus monodon isolate SGIC_2016 chromosome 39, NSTDA_Pmon_1, whole genome shotgun sequence genomic window:
- the LOC119597528 gene encoding uncharacterized protein LOC119597528: MAVCTASHAPDRPYGKHQLATERLRRTEKLSFRSKKLQRDIRFLNLCKNYDVTPRFVNFRVHNPLFTHTQTYRSWCRVLLNREITTQTKKETSTTVKLNDNVSLLKTTLSSLDFICIFRLIKNNVDNKLRRVDSIHNKKLLNLGINVQKKVNKDKVIFNFSDRILTEKQKDILSLGLDYCLPPTKATFHLFYLHFERLCNNLKNCNIYKNNFNNVTNDITTIANTTFKKFSRQVKQTCDSEAILSPLKTLKNDKTILITKPDKGRGVVILNSCDYKQKILNILSDHTKFKRITTEVSTHLLYLEDKLKRLLRIIKTSVNESTYNFLMTSGSRPGLLYGLPKVHKPNIPLRPIISSIGTFNYNTAKFLVPIISPLTTNQYTIENSTTFVSEITSLTFQQPITMASFDVDLIVENQVVLLGLFIGFPVEILE, from the exons ATGGCGGTGTGCACAGCATCTCACGCTCCGGATCGTCCATATGGCAAACACCAATTAGCGACTGAGAGGCTGAG AAGAACCGAGAAGCTTTCCTTCCGCTCCAAAAAGCTACAGAGAGACATCCGTTTCCTGAATCTTTGCAAAAATTATGATGTCACACCCAGATTTGTTAATTTCCGTGTTCACAACCCCTTgttcacacacacccagacatatCGTTCTTGGTGTCGTGTGCTTCTGAACCGGGAAATCACTACgcaaaccaaaaaagaaacttCTACCACTGTAAAGCTAAATGACAACGTATCTCTGTTAAAAACTACATTATCTTCACTGGACTTCATTTGTATTTTCAGACTAATCAAAAATAATGTAGACAATAAACTACGTAGAGTAGACTCCATCCACAACAAAAAACTCCTGAATCTAGGAATAAATGTTCAGAAGAAAGTGAATAAGGACAAAGTTATATTCAATTTCTCAGACAGAATTCttactgaaaaacaaaaagatatactATCTCTTGGCTTGGATTACTGTTTGCCTCCGACAAAAGCCACCTTCCACTTGTTTTACCTACATTTTGAAAGATTATGTAATAATCTTAAAAACtgtaatatctataaaaacaacTTCAACAATGTTACCAACGATATCACCACAATAGCCAACACTACTTTCAAGAAATTTTCACGTCAAGTTAAACAGACATGTGATTCAGAGGCCATCCTATCTCCTCTAAAAACGCTTAAGAATGACAAAACAATATTGATTACCAAACCAGATAAAGGTCGGGGTGTTGTCATCTTAAATAGTTGTGACTATAAACAAAAGATTTTGAACATTCTCAGTGACCACACGAAATTCAAGAGAATTACCACAGAGGTATCAACTCATCTCTTATACCTCGAAGACAAATTAAAACGACTACTCCGGATCATTAAAACCTCCGTTAATGAAAgcacttataattttcttatgacttctggctccagacctggcCTTCTCTATGGACTCCCCAAAGTACATAAACCTAACATTCCCCTAAGGCCCATTATTTCTTCGATTGGCACTTTTaactataacactgcaaaattcctGGTCCCTATCATATCCCCTCTAACTACCAATCAGTACACAATTGAAAACTCTACTACCTTTGTAAGTGAAATTACATCCCTAACATTCCAACAACCCATTACCATGGCAAGTTTTGATGTTGA TCTCATCGTAGAGAACCAAGTTGTTCTCCTGGGTTTATTCATTGGGTTCCCCGTCGAAATCCTCGAGTGA